In Arthrobacter sp. MN05-02, the genomic stretch GCCCGTCGGCGGCGAAGGACTTCTCGAAGCCGAGGTTCGGGGCGCTGGACCGTTTCGTGCGGGAAGGGGTCATGGTCCTGCGGGGGTGGGCTGTGCCGCGGGCTCGGGATCAGGGACGCCGCCGAACACGTCGGGGTGGTTCCCCAGGAATCCGATGCGGGTCAGCGGCCAGGCGATCACAGCCGCCTTGCCCTCGATGTTCTCGATCTCGACGAAGCCCTCACCGGGCTTGTCACGGTTCGCCCGCGAATCGGCGGAGGCGTTGCGGTGGTCACCCATGACCCAGACCTTCCCCTCGGGCACGACGACGTCGAACGGGAGGTCGGAAGGACTGGCGCCCGGGAAGAGGTAGGGCTCGTCGAGGGGCTCACCGTTGACCGTGAGCCTGCCCTCGGCATCGCAGCAGACGACGTGGTCGCCGGGCAGACCGATGACCCGCTTCACGAGGTGCTGCTGTGATTCGTCGGGAGCGAGTCCGATGAAGATGAGTGCTTCCTTCAGCCAGCTGACCTGGACCGCGGCCTGGGGTGGCAGCCAGTCCTCTGTGTCGCGGAAGACGACGATGTCGCCGCGCTGCAGGTCGAAGGGCTGCGGTACGAGCTGGTTCACGAAGATGCGGTCGTCGATCTCGAGGGTCTCCTCCATGGAGCCCGAGGGGATGAAGAACGCGCGGAACAGGAACGTCTTGATGAGGAAGGACAGCACGAGCGCGATCACCACGATCGTGGCGATCTCCTTCAGCCAGGCGCCGAAACCACGGTCGGCGTCCTTCCTGCCGTGCTTCGAGGACCTCCCGGTGTCGCCTGCATCGGCGGCGGTCCCCGTGGCGCTGACGATGTCGGGATCGGACGCGTGGGTAGCGGGTGCCTCGGCGCCCGAGGGTGACTTCCTGCGGAAGCTCCGTGCCATGTGCTGGTGTCCTCTGTGGTCGGAATACCCGGCGGCCACCCACCGGAGGGAGTTCTGCGAGAGCGCCGGTCCGGCCTCTCGAATCAGCCGGCGGGGCGCTCGATCGGCGCGAACCGGTCAAGTGGCCAGACTAGCTGAAAGGCACGGCCGATGATCCGATCCTCCGCGATCAGCCCGCCTCCCGGCGCGCCCAGGAGGGAACGGGAATCCATGGAGGCCGAACGGTGGTCGCCGAGGAGCCAGACGCGGCCCTCGGGCACGACGACGTCGAACGCTGTCTCGCTCGCTGCGTCCCCCGGATGGAGGTACGGCTCGTCCAGCGGATCCCCGTCGACGGTCAGGCGCCCGTCCGCCGAGCAGCACACCACGTGGTCGCCGCCGACACCCACGACACGCTTCACGTACACGGTGTCGCTGCCGGTGAGGCCCAGCCACTGCCCGGTCCCGGCGACGAACCGCTCGGGGAGGCTCCGCGGATCGGTGATCGGATCGAAGGACCCGCGGCCGTCGAAGACGACGACGTCGCCGCGCCGCACGCCGCCCCGGTCGTCCTCGAGCTTGCTGACGAGCACCCGGTCACCCTCGGTGAGCAGGGGCTCCATCGACGCGGACGGGATGAAGTAGACGTCGATCAGGAAACCGCGCACGAGCCCTGTGACCAGGGCCGCGACGAGGACGGCGGAGAACACGAAACGCCAGCCCGTACAGCGGGACCGGCGTTTCGTGTGCTCTCCGACCGGAGACGGGGAAGCGGGGGTTTCGTGCACCTTGAGGAGGTTACTTGACCGTCTTGGGGTCGCGCTTCTCCTTGATCTTGGCTGCCTTGCCGCGCAGTTCGCGCATGTAGTACAGCTTGGCGCGGCGCACGTCGCCCTTGGAGACGACCTCGATCTTGTCGAGCACCGGGCTGTGGACGGGGAACGTGCGCTCCACGCCGACGCCGAAGCTCACCTTGCGGACCGTGAAGGTCTCGCGGATGCCATCGCCCTGGCGGCCGACGACGAAGCCCTTGAAGATCTGAACACGGGTGTTCTTGCCTTCGATGATGTTGACGTGGACGTTGACGGTGTCGCCGGCGCGGAAGTCGGGGACGTTGTCGCGGAAGGATCCGGCGTCAACGGAATCGAGAATATGCATGTTGATGCTCCTGATGAACGCCACAGGTCATTCACGTTGGTCACGACGGTCGAGGACCGGGTGCGGACCCGGGCAATGCCGTCGAGGAAAGGATTCCCGGTCGGTCCGGAGGTCCGGCGGCCGGTGTGTGGAACTGTTGGCCGGACTCCCCCTGTGGCAGGGTCCGGCCCAGTGGACACAATCTACGATTATTCCACAGCGGCGGCGCAGACTGCTAATGCGCCGGCCGGGTCAGCCTGCCGTCGACGACGTCGAATCCCGCTGCGCGCAGGGCCTTGAGGTCCGCCTTCGTCAGCGCCCCGGCGTCGACCCCCGCCAGGAGGTCCGGGCGCCGTTCGGCCGTCCGGTGGAACTGCTCGAGGCGCCGCCACTGGGCGATCCTCGCGTGGTTCCCGCTCAGCAGGACCTCGGGGACGTCCCGGCCCCGCCAGGACGAGGGTTTCGTGTACACCGGGTACTCGAGCAGTCCGTCGGAGTGGGACTCCTCGACGAGCGATTCCGGGTTGCCGACGACTCCGGGGATCAGGCGGCCCACCGCCTCGACCATGGCGAGGACGGCCACCTCCCCGCCGTTGAGGACGTAGTCGCCGAGCGAGACGGGCCGGACGTCGAAGTCCTCGCGCGCCCAGTCGATCGCCCGTTCGTCGATGCCCTCGTAGCGGCCGCAGGCGAACACCAGATGATCGAGTTCGGCGAGCTCGTACGCCATGGCCTGGTCGAACACCGCCCCGGCGGGCGAGGGGACGATCAGGGTGGGGCGCCGCTCCGCCGCGGGTGCTCCGTCGAGGACCGATTCGAGCGCCTGGGCCCACGGCTCGGCCTTCATGACCATGCCCGCCCCGCCACCGTAGGGCGTGTCGTCGACGGTCCGGTGCCGGTCCGTCGTGAACGAGCGGAGGTCGTGCACGCGCACGTCGAGGACGCCGTCCTGCCGCGCCTTGCCGATGAGCGACAGGTCGAGTGCGGCGAGGTACTCCGGGAAGATGGAGACGACGTCGATCCGCACTAGCCGCGCGCCTCGCCCTCGGGTACTGCGACGTCGTCGCCGTCGTCGCCGTCGTCGGGCGCCTGGTTGGAGCCCGGGGTGTTGAGGTCGAAGAGCCCGGCCGGCGGCACGATGGTCACGAAGCCGGCCTCGGGATCGACGTCGGGGACGATCTCGCCGACGAACGGGACGAGCGCCTCGTGGCCGGTGGTGAGCTCGACGACCAGGAGGTCCTGGACGGCCATGGTCCGCAGGCCCGTCACCTTGCCCACGGACTCGCCGTCGACCCGGACGTCCAGTCCCACGAGCTCGTGCTCGTACCAGGCGTCCTCGTCGTCGTCCTCCGATCCGGCGGTATCGAGGAAGAGCTTCGCTCCGCGCAGCGTCTCGGCCTGGTTGCGGTCGGGGACCTGCTCGAAGCCGACGATCAGGATGTCCTTGTTCCAGCGCGCCTTCACCACGGTCAGTTCGGTCACCGCGGCGCCCTCGACCCTGAAGGTCTCGCCCGCTTCGAAGCGGTCCTCGGGAGCATCCGTGAAGAGCTGGACCGTCACCTCGCCCCGGATGCCGTGGGGCTTGCCGATCCTGGCTACCAGTACTTCCATCGCGCTGCTCCTGCTGGGTGTCGTCGGTGTACATGAGATCGGCCCCATCACCAGATACTGGTGATGGGGCCGATCGGAGGTTCGTGCCGTTCAAGCTCTGGCGGGGTCAGCCCCGGCGGCGGTCGGTGTCCACGACGTCGACGCGTACCGGTTCGCCGTCCGCGAGGGCGGCGACCACGGTGCGCAGCGCCCGGGCGGTGCGCCCCTGGCGGCCGATCACGCGGCCGAGGTCCTCCTGGTGGACGCGCACCTCGAGCGTCTCGCCGCGACGGTTGTTCTTCGCGGAGACCCGGACGTCGTCCGGGTTGTCGACGATGCCGCGGACGAGGTGCTCCAGAGCTTCGGCCAGCAACTTACTCTGCCTCGGTGGCTTCCGCGGCGGCGTCGTCGTTCTTCTTCGCCTTCGGCGTGATGGCCTCGGGGACGATCACCGAGCCCTTCTCGGGGGCGACGAACGACTCCTTGGCTGCCTTGGTCCTCAGGGTGCCTTCCTGGCCCTTGAGTCCCTTGAACTTCTGCCAGTCACCCGTGATCTTCAGCAGGACGGAGACCTGCTCGGTCGGCTGGGCGCCGACTCCGAGCCAGTACTGCGCACGCTCGGAGTTGATCTCGATGAACGAGGGCTCCTCGGTGGGGTTGTACTTACCGATCTCTTCGAGGGCACGGCCATCACGCTTGGAGCGTGCATCCATGACGACGACACGGTAGAAAGGTGCGCGGATCTTGCCCATGCGCTTGAGGCGAATCTTTACGGCCACTTGTGTGGTCACTCCTTGTAAATGAAAAGGGGCGAACCCGTCGTCCTGCTCCCGTGGGGCGGGCCATTTCGAGGGGTTCAAAGGACACAATTCACGCACAGAGAGAGGGGCTGCACGGATCGAGTACGAGACCATTGTGCCAGACGGCGGGAAATTAGGCGATTCCACCGCCCTGGCCGGGGACGGCCACGCGCAGCCGGTTGCGCCAGGGATCCTCGAAGCGCAGCTCCGCCCCCGTGGAGTGGTTCGCGACGCCTGCGGAGGACAGCCGGTCGGCCAGGGCGCCCACCTCGTCGGCGGACGGCACGCTGATCAGCACCTCGCCCAGGCCGAGGGTGTCCTTCCGGGGGCCGGCGCCCCTGCTGTTCCAGACGTTCATGGCCATGTGGTGGTGGTACCCGCCGGCCGACACGAACAGCGCCTGGTCGTGCCAGCCCGCGGTCCGCTCGAAGCCGAGCACATCCACGTAGAACCGGCGGGCGGTGTCGACGTCGCCCACCTGCAGGTGCACGTGGCCCACGTCCGCGCTCCTCGATGCGGCACCGGACACGGCCGCCTCGGTGAGGTGCTCGTCGATGTAGGCCTGCGGGGACAGGGGCAGGCTGTCCATCACGACCGAACGGTTCCCCCGCGCGTCCTGCGACCAGTTCCAGGTGTCCCTCGGACGGTCGAAGTACAGCTCGATGCCGTTGCCCTCCGGGTCGGTGAAGTAGAACGCCTCGCTGACGAGGTGGTCGGCACTGCCGACGAAGGAGCTGAGCGGATGGCGCGCCGCCGAGGCGACGGCCGCCGCCAGGTCGGAGCGGTCGGCGAAGAGGAGCGCCGTGTGGAACAGCCCGGCCTCGCCGCGGGCCGGGAGGTGGAGGTGCCGGGCCTCCTCGAGGCGGACCACGGCCTTCCCCCGGCGCCCGAGGACGACGGCGTCGGCGCCGTCCTCGAGCACCTCGAGGCCGAGTGCCGTGGCGTAG encodes the following:
- the trmD gene encoding tRNA (guanine-N(1)-)-methyltransferase, which produces MRIDVVSIFPEYLAALDLSLIGKARQDGVLDVRVHDLRSFTTDRHRTVDDTPYGGGAGMVMKAEPWAQALESVLDGAPAAERRPTLIVPSPAGAVFDQAMAYELAELDHLVFACGRYEGIDERAIDWAREDFDVRPVSLGDYVLNGGEVAVLAMVEAVGRLIPGVVGNPESLVEESHSDGLLEYPVYTKPSSWRGRDVPEVLLSGNHARIAQWRRLEQFHRTAERRPDLLAGVDAGALTKADLKALRAAGFDVVDGRLTRPAH
- a CDS encoding UPF0109 protein, which gives rise to MLAEALEHLVRGIVDNPDDVRVSAKNNRRGETLEVRVHQEDLGRVIGRQGRTARALRTVVAALADGEPVRVDVVDTDRRRG
- a CDS encoding signal peptidase I — protein: MHETPASPSPVGEHTKRRSRCTGWRFVFSAVLVAALVTGLVRGFLIDVYFIPSASMEPLLTEGDRVLVSKLEDDRGGVRRGDVVVFDGRGSFDPITDPRSLPERFVAGTGQWLGLTGSDTVYVKRVVGVGGDHVVCCSADGRLTVDGDPLDEPYLHPGDAASETAFDVVVPEGRVWLLGDHRSASMDSRSLLGAPGGGLIAEDRIIGRAFQLVWPLDRFAPIERPAG
- a CDS encoding glyoxalase, producing MHPQDLLPTDTAMGTLTLKVGDLALLSTYYATALGLEVLEDGADAVVLGRRGKAVVRLEEARHLHLPARGEAGLFHTALLFADRSDLAAAVASAARHPLSSFVGSADHLVSEAFYFTDPEGNGIELYFDRPRDTWNWSQDARGNRSVVMDSLPLSPQAYIDEHLTEAAVSGAASRSADVGHVHLQVGDVDTARRFYVDVLGFERTAGWHDQALFVSAGGYHHHMAMNVWNSRGAGPRKDTLGLGEVLISVPSADEVGALADRLSSAGVANHSTGAELRFEDPWRNRLRVAVPGQGGGIA
- the rimM gene encoding ribosome maturation factor RimM, whose translation is MEVLVARIGKPHGIRGEVTVQLFTDAPEDRFEAGETFRVEGAAVTELTVVKARWNKDILIVGFEQVPDRNQAETLRGAKLFLDTAGSEDDDEDAWYEHELVGLDVRVDGESVGKVTGLRTMAVQDLLVVELTTGHEALVPFVGEIVPDVDPEAGFVTIVPPAGLFDLNTPGSNQAPDDGDDGDDVAVPEGEARG
- a CDS encoding hypothetical protein (possible pseudo due to internal stop codon/frameshift) → MARSFRRKSPSGAEAPATHASDPDIVSATGTAADAGDTGRSSKHGRKDADRGFGAWLKEIATIVVIALVLSFLIKTFLFRAFFIPSGSMEETLEIDDRIFVNQLVPQPFDLQRGDIVVFRDTEDWLPPQAAVQVSWLKEALIFIGLAPDESQQHLVKRVIGLPGDHVVCCDAEGRLTVNGEPLDEPYLFPGASPSDLPFDVVVPEGKVWVMGDHRNASADSRANRDKPGEGFVEIENIEGKAAVIAWPLTRIGFLGNHPDVFGGVPDPEPAAQPTPAGP
- the rplS gene encoding 50S ribosomal protein L19; the encoded protein is MAFIRSINMHILDSVDAGSFRDNVPDFRAGDTVNVHVNIIEGKNTRVQIFKGFVVGRQGDGIRETFTVRKVSFGVGVERTFPVHSPVLDKIEVVSKGDVRRAKLYYMRELRGKAAKIKEKRDPKTVK